One segment of Oreochromis niloticus isolate F11D_XX linkage group LG8, O_niloticus_UMD_NMBU, whole genome shotgun sequence DNA contains the following:
- the LOC100711895 gene encoding putative protein PTGES3L isoform X2, which translates to MNKPKIVRPEESKPAHALWFDRKKYVTINFMVQKPKDVQVDIQPDKLILCCKNETDDVYYNELHFYDKVQIHDSRERVYDRTINVLLRKMKPDYAWPRLQKDPAKASWISVDFDNWRDWEHEEDEGKEEYDHYVDMIREMANSDKGEAPDMGDLSDSD; encoded by the exons aTGAACAAACCTAAAATTGTCAGACCAGAGGAGAG CAAGCCAGCACATGCGCTGTGGTTTGACAGGAAGAAATACGTCACCATCAACTTCATggttcagaaacctaaagatGTCCAAGTTGATATCCAGCCAGACAAACTGATTCTGTG CTGCAAAAACGAAACAGATGATGTGTACTACAACGAGCTGCACTTCTATGACAAAGTCCAGATCCAC GACTCCAGAGAAAGGGTCTATGACCGCACCATCAATGTCTTGCTAAGGAAGATGAAACCTGATTATGCTTGGCCTCGTCTTCAGAAAGATCCAGCTAAG GCCAGTTGGATTTCAGTTGACTTTGATAACTGGAGGGACTGGGAGCACGAAGAAGATGAGGGAAAGGAGGAATATGACCATTATGTGGAT ATGATCCGAGAGATGGCTAACAGTGACAAAGGAGAAGCTCCAGATATGGGGGATCTTAGTGAT TCTGACTGA
- the LOC100711895 gene encoding alanyl-tRNA editing protein Aarsd1 isoform X3, translating into MNKPKIVRPEESKPAHALWFDRKKYVTINFMVQKPKDVQVDIQPDKLILCCKNETDDVYYNELHFYDKVQIHDSRERVYDRTINVLLRKMKPDYAWPRLQKDPAKASWISVDFDNWRDWEHEEDEGKEEYDHYVDMIREMANSDKGEAPDMGDLSDFVTSVVSCCPAELKQEVNGKKETIKGFHIKLQDTILFPEGGGQPDDHGFLGDVPVLRVTRQGPDALHFVASPLEVGQEVHVKVDWERRFDHMQQHSGQHLITALADTMFGYKTTSWELGRQRSTIELDTPCVKPGQLQELEECVNEKIRAHIPVMVQLLSIDDPAVEKVRSRGLPEDHAGPIRIIDIEGIDANMCCGTHVSNLGHLQVIKLLGTEKGKKNKTNLIFLTGKRVLKYAEKSYNTERSLVSLLKTGPDEHVEAVDKLQKSVKLLQKTNLCLLRDMAVLIAQSFKNDPHKDSFFTFHKKEGDNEFMNIIANEINTEETLVFLTVGEEKGPGLFLLAGPSELVTEMGPQVLELLQGKGAGKNGRFQGKANSLARRGEVEALLKQRCNQRNSQEE; encoded by the exons aTGAACAAACCTAAAATTGTCAGACCAGAGGAGAG CAAGCCAGCACATGCGCTGTGGTTTGACAGGAAGAAATACGTCACCATCAACTTCATggttcagaaacctaaagatGTCCAAGTTGATATCCAGCCAGACAAACTGATTCTGTG CTGCAAAAACGAAACAGATGATGTGTACTACAACGAGCTGCACTTCTATGACAAAGTCCAGATCCAC GACTCCAGAGAAAGGGTCTATGACCGCACCATCAATGTCTTGCTAAGGAAGATGAAACCTGATTATGCTTGGCCTCGTCTTCAGAAAGATCCAGCTAAG GCCAGTTGGATTTCAGTTGACTTTGATAACTGGAGGGACTGGGAGCACGAAGAAGATGAGGGAAAGGAGGAATATGACCATTATGTGGAT ATGATCCGAGAGATGGCTAACAGTGACAAAGGAGAAGCTCCAGATATGGGGGATCTTAGTGAT TTTGTTACGTCTGTAGTCTCCTGCTGCCCAGCGGAACTAAAACAAGAAGTAaatggaaagaaagaaactatTAAAGGATTCCACATCAAGCTACAAGATACCATCTTGTTTCCTGAGGGAGGTGGCCAG CCAGATGACCATGGATTCCTTGGAGATGTCCCAGTTTTGAGAGTGACGAGGCAGGGACCAGACGCCCTGCATTTTGTGGCCTCACCTCTGGAGGTGGGTCAGGAGGTTCACGTGAAGGTAGACTGGGAGAGGAGATTTGATCATATGCAGCAACACTCGG GTCAGCATTTGATTACAGCTCTGGCAGACACAATGTTTGGATACAAGACTACATCCTG GGAACTGGGTCGTCAAAGAAGCACCATTGAGCTGGACACTCCCTGTGTGAAACCTGGCCAGCTTCAGGAACTGGAAGAATGTGTAAATGAGAAGATCAGAGCTCACATTCCGGTCATGGTTCAGCTTCTCTCTATAGATGACCCAGCTGTGGAGAAG GTGAGAAGTCGAGGGCTGCCAGAGGACCACGCAGGACCCATTCGGATCATTGATATAGAGGGCATAGATGCCAACATGTGCTGTGGAACCCACGTCTCCAACCTCGGTCACTTACAG GTAATAAAGCTGCTGGGAActgagaaaggaaagaaaaacaaaaccaacctAATTTTCCTGACAGGAAAAAGGGTACTAAAGTATGCAGAGAAaagctacaacacagagcgttCACTGGTGTCACTTCTAAA AACGGGACCAGATGAGCACGTTGAGGCAGTCGACAAGTTGCAGAAGTCTGTTAAGCTGCTACAGAAA ACTAACCTGTGCCTGCTTCGTGATATGGCGGTTCTCATTGCTCAGAGCTTTAAGAATGATCCTCACAAAGACAGCTTCTTCACCTTTCACAA AAAAGAGGGAGACAATGAGTTTATGAATATCATCGCCAATGAAATAAACACTGAG GAAACACTGGTTTTCCTGACTGTTGGAGAGGAAAAGGGACCTGGTTTGTTTCTGCTGGCTGGACCCAGTGAACTAGTCACTGAGATGGGACCACA AGTGTTAGAATTGCTCCAAGGGAAGGGAGCAGGGAAGAACGGGCGATTCCAAGGCAAAGCCAACAGCCTGGCACGGAGAGGAGAGGTGGAGGCTTTACTGAAGCAGCGCTGCAATCAACGCAACTCACAGGAAGAATGA
- the kat7b gene encoding histone acetyltransferase KAT7 has translation MPRRRQRHMAGSGSDGTEDSDSSAEREQTNSSESEGTVPKRQRLTRASTRLSQSSQDTQDLKRAADHDESPPLTPTGNAPSSESELDISSPNASHDESQAKDQANRDSDKDLSRRPKRRRCHETYNFNMKCPTPGCNSLGHLTGKHERHFAVSGCPLYHNLSADECKVKAISREKQEEEVKAQEDSNSRHATRHQTPTPKQIRYKEQVAEIRKGRNSGLQKEQKEKHVEHRQTHGNTREPLLENITSEYDLELFRKAQARASEDLEKLRIQGQITEGSNMIKTILFGRYELDTWYHSPYPEEYARLGRLYVCEFCLKYMKSQTILRRHMAKCVWKHPPGDEVYRKGSISVFEVDGKKNKIYCQNLCLLAKLFLDHKTLYYDVEPFLFYVMTEADNTGCHLVGYFSKEKNSFLNYNVSCILTMPQYMRQGFGKMLIDFSYLLSKVEEKVGSPERPLSDLGLISYRSYWKEVLLRYMYNFQGKEISIKEISQETAVNPVDIVSTLQSLQMLKYWKGKHLVLKRQDLIDEWKAKEIKRGNSNKTIDPSSLKWTPPKGT, from the exons ATGCCTCGTAGAAGACAG AGACACATGGCTGGGAGTGGTTCAGATGGAACTGAAGACTCTGACTCCTCTGCTGAAAGAGAACAGACCAATAGCTCAGAAAGTGAAGGGACTGTGCCCAAGAGACAGCGCCTCACCAGAGCCTCTACTCGCCTTAGCCAAAGCTCTCAAG ATACTCAGGACTTAAAGCGAGCTGCGGATCACGATGAATCTCCACCACTGACGCCCACTGGAAATGCACCTTCCTCTGAATCAGAGTTGGACATCTCCAGTCCCAATGCCTCACATGATGAGAGCCAGGCCAAGGACCAAGCCAACAGAGATTCGGATAAAGATCTCTCCCGCCGACCTAAACGCCGCCGCTGTCACGAAACCTATAATTTCAACATGAAATGTCCAACCCCGGGGTGCAATTCCCTTg GTCACCTCACAGGAAAGCATGAACGTCATTTTGCTGTATCAGGCTGTCCTCTTTACCACAATCTTTCTGCTGATGAATGCAAG gTAAAAGCCATTAGCCGCGAGAAACAAGAGGAGGAGGTAAAGGCACAGGAGGACAGCAACTCGCGCCATGCAACTCGTCACCAG ACACCAACACCGAAACAGATTCGATACAAGGAGCAAGTGGCTGAGATAAGGAAGGGTCGAAACTCTGGCCTGCAGAAGGAGCAGAAAGAAAAGCATGTG GAGCATCGGCAAACGCATGGCAACACCAGAGAGCCTCTACTGGAGAACATCACCAGTGAATATGACCTGGAGCTGTTCAGGAAAGCACAGGCCCGAGCATCTGAAGACCTG GAAAAGCTGCGTATCCAGGGTCAGATCACCGAAGGCAGTAACATGATCAAGACCATCTTGTTTGGCCGCTACGAGCTGGACACCTGGTACCACTCGCCCTATCCTGAGGAGTATGCGCGTCTGGGTCGTCTGTACGTCTGCGAATTCTGCCTCAAATACATGAAGAGCCAGACCATCCTCAGGCGACACATG GCCAAATGTGTGTGGAAGCATCCTCCAGGAGATGAGGTGTACAGAAAGGGCTCTATATCTGTTTTTGAAGTCGATGGCAAAAAGAATAAG ATCTACTGTCAGAACTTGTGTTTACTTGCCAAGCTTTTTCTGGACCACAAAACACTTTACTATGACGTGGAGCCTTTTCTCTTCTATGTCATGACTGAAGCTGACAACACTGGCTGCCATTTAGTAGGCTATTTTTCAAAG gAGAAAAATTCCTTCCTGAACTACAATGTATCCTGTATCCTGACAATGCCACAGTACATGAGACAAGGCTTTGGAAAGATGCTCATTGACTTTA GTTATCTGTTGTCTAAAGTTGAGGAGAAGGTGGGCTCGCCAGAGAGACCTCTCTCTGATCTGGGCCTCATCAGTTACAGGAGTTACTGGAAGGAGGTATTACTCCGATACATGTACAACTTTCAAGGCAAGGAGATCTCCATCAAAG AGATCAGTCAGGAAACTGCTGTCAACCCGGTGGACATTGTAAGCACCCTGCAGTCTCTTCAGATGCTGAAGTATTGGAAGGGAAAGCACTTGGTACTGAAGCGTCAG GACCTGATTGATGAGTGGAAAGCAAAGGAGATCAAGCGAGGCAATAGCAACAAAACCATCGACCCAAGCTCGCTAAAATGGACCCCTCCCAAAGGGACATAA
- the LOC100711895 gene encoding alanyl-tRNA editing protein Aarsd1 isoform X1: MAFQCQRDCYMKEFVTSVVSCCPAELKQEVNGKKETIKGFHIKLQDTILFPEGGGQPDDHGFLGDVPVLRVTRQGPDALHFVASPLEVGQEVHVKVDWERRFDHMQQHSGQHLITALADTMFGYKTTSWELGRQRSTIELDTPCVKPGQLQELEECVNEKIRAHIPVMVQLLSIDDPAVEKVRSRGLPEDHAGPIRIIDIEGIDANMCCGTHVSNLGHLQVIKLLGTEKGKKNKTNLIFLTGKRVLKYAEKSYNTERSLVSLLKTGPDEHVEAVDKLQKSVKLLQKTNLCLLRDMAVLIAQSFKNDPHKDSFFTFHKKEGDNEFMNIIANEINTEETLVFLTVGEEKGPGLFLLAGPSELVTEMGPQVLELLQGKGAGKNGRFQGKANSLARRGEVEALLKQRCNQRNSQEE, translated from the exons ATGGCCTTTCAATGTCAGCGAGACTGCTATATGAAAGAG TTTGTTACGTCTGTAGTCTCCTGCTGCCCAGCGGAACTAAAACAAGAAGTAaatggaaagaaagaaactatTAAAGGATTCCACATCAAGCTACAAGATACCATCTTGTTTCCTGAGGGAGGTGGCCAG CCAGATGACCATGGATTCCTTGGAGATGTCCCAGTTTTGAGAGTGACGAGGCAGGGACCAGACGCCCTGCATTTTGTGGCCTCACCTCTGGAGGTGGGTCAGGAGGTTCACGTGAAGGTAGACTGGGAGAGGAGATTTGATCATATGCAGCAACACTCGG GTCAGCATTTGATTACAGCTCTGGCAGACACAATGTTTGGATACAAGACTACATCCTG GGAACTGGGTCGTCAAAGAAGCACCATTGAGCTGGACACTCCCTGTGTGAAACCTGGCCAGCTTCAGGAACTGGAAGAATGTGTAAATGAGAAGATCAGAGCTCACATTCCGGTCATGGTTCAGCTTCTCTCTATAGATGACCCAGCTGTGGAGAAG GTGAGAAGTCGAGGGCTGCCAGAGGACCACGCAGGACCCATTCGGATCATTGATATAGAGGGCATAGATGCCAACATGTGCTGTGGAACCCACGTCTCCAACCTCGGTCACTTACAG GTAATAAAGCTGCTGGGAActgagaaaggaaagaaaaacaaaaccaacctAATTTTCCTGACAGGAAAAAGGGTACTAAAGTATGCAGAGAAaagctacaacacagagcgttCACTGGTGTCACTTCTAAA AACGGGACCAGATGAGCACGTTGAGGCAGTCGACAAGTTGCAGAAGTCTGTTAAGCTGCTACAGAAA ACTAACCTGTGCCTGCTTCGTGATATGGCGGTTCTCATTGCTCAGAGCTTTAAGAATGATCCTCACAAAGACAGCTTCTTCACCTTTCACAA AAAAGAGGGAGACAATGAGTTTATGAATATCATCGCCAATGAAATAAACACTGAG GAAACACTGGTTTTCCTGACTGTTGGAGAGGAAAAGGGACCTGGTTTGTTTCTGCTGGCTGGACCCAGTGAACTAGTCACTGAGATGGGACCACA AGTGTTAGAATTGCTCCAAGGGAAGGGAGCAGGGAAGAACGGGCGATTCCAAGGCAAAGCCAACAGCCTGGCACGGAGAGGAGAGGTGGAGGCTTTACTGAAGCAGCGCTGCAATCAACGCAACTCACAGGAAGAATGA